DNA from Bacteroides zoogleoformans:
GATTGAAAACCAACCTTTTTCCTTTAGGTGGGCAGAGAATGACTTTAGCATTGCCAACCACATCTCTTCATATGCGGGCTCACCCGGTTTGGTCTGTATCTCCCGCAAACTGTTGGTGGCTTGGTCGAAGTATTGGAAAGACAGTCGCCAAGGTACCATGGAGTAGCAGTTTATTTCTTTCGTGATGCCCAGCCCCATCATGAATTCCACCCAACGGTCGAACACGGTATAGTCGAAACTCCATGTCCCGTCGGCTTTCTTTATCCATGTCACCATTGTCTCAAAGTAATCGTAGGTCTGCCCGTTCCACGGCTTGTGCATAATTGACGTGGTAATCACTTTGCCACCGGCGTCTCTGTAAAGTTCCATGTAGGGGCGCATGTATTCCAGATGCTCGTGGCTCCAGAAGGGGACTTGGTGATAACGGGCAATGGCGAATGGGTTTTGCCAAAGATCCAGATGGAATTTCCAGTCGGAGGGTTGCGGTAATACGCGCTCCTTTACGTTGATTCTCAAATTCAGTGTACCGATTTCCCCGTTGGCTTCTTTTACGGTTACGGTTCCGTGGTATATGCCGGGAGTGGCATCTTGAGGAACTCGGATGGACAGCCAGCCGCCTTGGGTGGTATATGGGTTGATGTCGAGCTCATGGGGCAGGTGGTCTATCGGGTCGGCCACCAATGTGGAGTCGAAAGCCGCGGCATCCGGACGGACGCCACAGCCGCCGTTGCCGTCTTTGTTCAACTCGTCCGTCATGACATAACGTACAAATCCGGATAAGATGCATTCATGTTTTATAAAATCTTTCTTGTTGCTATGGACTAAATCTCCCATGGAAATGGAAAGCCCGGCTAACGGACGGTCTGCCCAGACAACCCATTGAGCGGAGATGCGTTCACCTCTCCATGCCGTAAGTTCCAATCCTTTCTGAAGTCCGGTGATGGGTGCCGGCACTTCTTTCTTATAACGGACATGCGTATCTCCCCAACTAAGGTTTATCCCTTTTACTTTATGCCACACGGCCCGATCGGTCGGGGTGGGGTCGGGCAATTCTTTGTAAGATGATAAGGGGAAAGGAGCTTGCCCGGTAGGCTGTCCCGAAAGGGTGACACCTGATTTGTTTTGGGCAAATCCACTCGTAAAGAATACGATCTCACATAGCAATGCTAATAATATTTTTCTCATACTAAGCATAATTGTGGTGTTGTTTTACATTTTTCATGTTCTCTTCTATTTAAGAATACAAAAGAACGACTATTTTTTGAAAGCAGGAAATATTTTGTATGCAGAACAATATCTTCTAAAGAAATCTCAAAATAATAGAGAGATGGAATTGGAACAGTTAAAACCGCAACAGGCAGTTGCTTTGCATATTCCTTTTTCCGAAGAGACGGATTTTTTTATTCTGGCTACACTTTATTCAAGTTTTTTTACTATCTTTGCTCTTGAACTCATAATATACAAAGCACGATGCAGTCAAGACAACTTAACAGAAGACAGTATTTCTATGAACTTGCAACTACAAGCGAGAAGTATTTCATTCCTTACATCCAACGGTACAAGCAGGTGGAAAAAGGAATGAAAGTGTTGGAAATAGGTTGTGGAGACGGTGGAAACCTCCTACCTTTCTCATGCATGGGTTGCGATGTCGTGGGCGTGGACATGGCAGAGGGACGGATAAAGGGCGCAAGAAAGTTCTTCCAAGAGAATGGAGCAAAAGGGCGTTTCATTGCTTCCGATGTATTCCTGTTGGAGAAACTCAAGCATCAATTCGACTTGATTGTCTGCCATGATGTGATAGAACATATTGACGATAAGGAGGGATTTATGTATAAATGTAAACAATTGTTAAAAATAGGGGGGGGGTGATTTTTATGTCCTTTCCTGCTTGGCAGATGCCATTCGGTGGACATCAGCAGATATGCAGAAGCCGCTTCCTATCGCATCTGCCTTTCTTCCACCTGCTTCCAACCGCATTGTATGAGCGGATATTAAGGGCTTGGAAAGAGGATGAAGGGTGTGTCAGGGAATTGCTGAATATCAAGCGAACCAAATGTCCGATAGAATTATTTGAAAGCACGATGAGAAAAGAAGGTTTTGAAGCCATTGACAGAACATTCTATTTCATCAATCCTCATTATGAGGTGAAATACCACTTGCGTCCCCGAAAATTATGTGCCGTGATTGGAGCAATTCCATATATCCGCAATTTCTTTACAACGTCGTGTTTCTATTTTTTAAGGTCGGCAGGAGAGTAGTCTTTCTTATGTCCAATGCCAACTTCTTTTTTCTTGATTTGGAAGAAACAATGACAAACCTTTCTATTTCAATAATCCGCATATTACTGCCTCATGGCAGGTGGCCGATTTTCTGTGGTTTACATCGTATAGCCTTAATAATCAAGCCCAATTGCGTAAAACTGCCGATTTCATGCAAATATTACAGCAATTTTCTGTATGTTTGCCTTTGACTAAAACGAGAAATCATGGAGGTACAAGCCAATTACATTAAGCGCATCGAGATACACGGATTGTGGCATCGGTATGATATTGCGTGGGAACTGCGTCCCGATGTCAATATTCTGTCAGGTATCAACGGGGTGGGGAAGACAACCATCCTGAACCGTGCGGTCAATTATCTGGAGCAGACGTCGGGGGCTGTGAAAAGTGACGAGAAAAACGGTGTGAGAGTGTTTTTCGATAATCCGGAAGCTACGTTTATCCCCTACGATGTAATTCGCAGTTACGACCGGCCGCTTGTGATGGGCGACTTCACTGCCCGTATGGCCGATGCCAATGTCAGGTCGGAATTGGATTGGCAGCTTTATCTGCTTCAGCGTCGCTATCTGGACTATCAGGTGAATATAGGCAATAAAATGATAGAATTGCTCAGTGGTGATGAGAAACAGCGCGGCATGGCTTCTTTGCTTTCTCTGCCCAAACGTAAGTTTCAGGATATGATTGATGGCCTCTTCAGCTATACCCACAAGAAGATAGATCGCAAGAGCAACGACATCGTGTTCTATCAGGATGATGAACGCCTTTTGCCCTACAAACTTTCTTCCGGCGAGAAGCAGATGCTTGTCATCTTGCTGACCGTCTTGGTGAGCGACGGCAATCATTGCGTTCTTTTCATGGATGAGCCGGAAGCCTCCCTGCACATAGAATGGCAGCAAAAGCTCATCGGCATGATACGCGGCTTGAACCCCAATATCCAAGTTATTCTCTCCACCCATTCTCCTGCCGTCATCATGGAAGGATGGCTGGATGCGGTGACGGAGGTTGAGGATATTTCAACAGCGGTCAATGCTTAACCGCTTAACTGACTCCTAATCTTTTTTTCACATGGCCACTTCTTTACGACATAATCTGACTTCCGCTTATTTGGATGCCGCTCACAAGTTTGCACCCAAGGGCGCGCGCAGGCGCATCGTGGCGTATGTGGAGAGCTATGATGACATCGCCTTTTGGCGAACGCTGCTATCCGAGTTTGAAAACGAGGAATGCTATTTTCAAGTAATGCTTCCTTCTGCCACCTCTCTGACCAAAGGGAAGAAGATGGTGCTGATGAATGCTTTGAACACGGCAGAGCTGGGGCGTAGCCTGATAGCTTGTGTAGATAGCGATTACGATTTTCTGTTGCAAGGTGCCACCCGGGTGTCTCATAATATTAATAAGAATCCCTACATTTTTCAGACCTATGGCTATGCCATCGAGAACTTCCACTGCTTTGCAGACAGTCTTCATGAGGTTTGCGTGCAAGCAACGCTGAACGACCGCCATGTCTTGGACTTCCCCGCTTTCCTGAAACGCTATTCGCAGATAGCCTATCCGTTGTTTTTATGGAACATCTGGTTCTATCGCAAGCACGACCTGCACACCTTTCCTATGTACGAATTCAATGCATGCGTACGTTTGCAGGAGATAAACCTGCGTCATCCTTATCGCAGTTTGGACGAGATGAGGCAGAGAGTGTCGGCCAAGCTTGCCGAGCTGCAATCCCGTTTTCCGCAACACATCGAACCGGTGGAACAACTAAGCAAGGAATTGGAGCGTCTGGGCTTGACGCCCGACAACACCTATCTCTATATTCAGGGGCATCATATCATGGATTCCGTGGTACTGAAAATCCTCGTTCCGGTATGTACGATGTTGCGCCGCGAGCGTGAGCAGGAGATTAAGCGGCTGGCCGAACACAACGAGCAGTTCCGCAACGAGTTGACGGGATATGAGAACTGTCTGGTCAATGTAGCCGTGATGCTGAAGAAAAACTACGCTTACAAAAATTTATATCTCTACCGGTGGTTGAAAGAGGATATCAGGGAGTTTATAGAACACGCCTCCGATGCCGGCAGACGGAGATAGAAGGCTTCTTATGATGAAAATCCGTAAGTTCGGATAAGTCAGCCGCGTTTCCAGAAGTCGGGAGTGAAGAGCAGCAATACGGTGAATAGCTCCAGGCGCCCAAGCAGCATAAGCAGGGCCGATAACCACTTGGCGGCATCGGGCAACGCGTTCCACGAAAAGGCCGGTCCGAAAGCTCCCAGTCCGGGACCCGTATTGCCGATGCTCGATATAGCCACGCCTATCGATTCGGTCAGCGGTATGTCCATGCCCATCAATATCAGTATGCTGGCAAAGGTTATCAGAAAGATCAGAAAGGTGAAAGCAAGTACGGTAGATTGCAGTGTAGGGGCAACCACTTGCTTGTTTACCCTTATCGGCAACACGGCGTTGGGGTGCAGCAACCGCTTGAATTCATTCTTCATCACACGGCTCAGAATGACCATGCGGATGCACTTCATGCCTCCCGAGGTGCTGCCTGCACATGCGCCTATCAGCATCAACAAGGGCATCACTCCCCATGCCAATGCAGGCCATGTCATGTAGTCGTTGGTAGAAAAACCGGTGGAGGTCTGGATGGATATCACTTGGAAAAGCGAGGTGCGGAAAGTCGTTTCTGCATCCAAAGGCGTTTTCAGGTATAGAATCGCGGCGACAGACAGCGTGAAGCCTGCGATGCACCAGAAGTAGAACCGCAGTTCGGCGTCGTAGAGCATTTTCTTGAAATGTCCGGTGATAAACAGTAGTATCAGTGTGAAGTTGATGCCGGAAATAAACATGAATAGCGACAACACATATTCTATATAGGGCGAATTGTAGTAGGCTATACTTGCCGTCCGCGTGGAGAAGCCCCCCGTACCGGTGGCGGCAAAAGCATGGCAGATGCTGTCGAACCAACTCATGCCTCCCACGGCAAGCAGGAGCGTGGCAATCAGGGTCAGGCCCGTATAGAGGCTCCATATCCAGCGTGCGGTGATGCCGATGCGGGGGTGCACCTTGTCGTGGGTGGGGCCGCTGGCTTCGGCAGCGAATACTTGTACGCCGTTGATGCCGAAGATGGGCAATACGGCGATGGTGAACAAGATGATGCCCAGTCCGCCTATCCACTGCGTCATGCTGCGCCAGAACAGCAGTCCGTGGGGCAATGCTTCCACCTTATCCAGAATGGTGGCTCCCGTGCTGCTTACGCCGGACATGGTTTCGAAGAATGCATTCGTGATGTCGGGTATGTATCCGCTCAGATAGAAGGGCAACATGCCGAAGATGGAAAAAATGACCCAAGCCAATGATACAATCAGGTATCCGTCACGGCGTGTCAGTTGACGTTCGGCATTTCTCCCTGCAAGTACCAGTATGATACCTGCACCGGTGGTGATGCAGGCCGTATAGAGGAATGCCCGCAAATCATTTTCGCCGTAAAACAACGATACGCCTGCGCACAGCAACATCATGGCGGTCTCTATCAGTAGCAGATCGCCCAGCACTTTGCATATCATCTTCTTGTGTACCATAACGTTTTTATAGGCGGCATGCCCTTATCGCGGCATGCTTCTTTAGCTGAAGTATTTTTCAATTTTCTTAATCATCATGCTCAGGCAGAATACCACTACATGGTCGCCCGGTTTTATCTCTGTGTTACCCGTCACGACCACACCCTCGCCGTTTCTGATTAGTCCGCCTATGGTGGTTCCTTTCGGCAAGCCGAGGTCTTTCACCGGATGCTTGGTTATTTTTGAACCTTCTTTCACCGTGAACTCCGCCACGTCAGCATTGGCGAAAGTAAGACTTTTTACGTTGCTCACGTCTGCATCCAGCATCATCTGATAGATGTGGCTGGCGGCAATCATTTTCTTGTTGATGACGGTGCCGATGTCCAGACTCTCCGCCATGCCGATGTAGTCGATGTTCTCTACCTCCGCTACGGTCTTGCTCACACCCATGCGTTTAGCTGCAAGGCAGGCAAGGATGTTGGTCTCGGAGTTCCCCGTCAGGGCCACAAAAGCCTCTGTGCTGGCCAAGCCTTCTTCGAGGAGTAAATCCATGTCGCGCCCGTCTCCGTTGATAATCATGGTCTTGTCGTCCAGCAATTCCGTCAGGCGGTTGCAGCGGGACAGGTCGTTTTCCACAATCTTCACCTGCATGTAGTCGGGCACATACTGTGCGGTGCGCACGGCGATTCGGCTGCCTCCCATGACCATCACGTTGCGCACGTCGGCATAATCTTCCTTGCCGGTTATTTTGCGGATGTAAGGAATGTATTTCCGGGTGGTGGTGAAGTAAACGATGTCATACAGCTTGATGGTGTCGTTGCCTCGCGGGATGAGGGTCTCGTTGCCGCGTTTAATGGCTACTATGTGATAGGGTAGTCCCGAGTCTCCCAATTCGTAAAGAGGGATGTCCAGTATCTCAGCTTTTTCGCGCATCTTGGCGCCGATAAGAATGAGGGCTCCTCCGCAAAACTCCCACCATTGGCGTATCCAGCTCATGCGGATGGATGATACGATTTCCTTGGCGGCAAGCATTTCGGGATAAATCAGCGAATCTACTCCGAGCTTCTTGAAGAACTCCTTGTTTTTGGGCAACAGATATTCGTAGTTGTCAATACGCGCCACGGTCTTTTTGGCACCCAGATTGGTTGCCAGCATGCAGGCCGTCATGTTCCGGCTCTCATCCGGAGTGACGGCAATGAACAAGTCGGCCTCACCCGTGCCTACTTCTTTTAATCCTTTTATGGAAGTAGGCGATGTGGCGACGGTCATCAAGTCAAAGTTGGAATTGAGTGTACTCAACCTCTCTTCGTTGTCGTCCATCAGGATGATGTCCTGCTTTTCGCGTGACAGCAGTTTGGCCAAGTGTGTGCCCACTGCGCCTGCACCTGCAATGATTATCTTCACAATTCTATCTCTTAATTAATTCTTTATAGATATCTTCCTCGTCCATTTTGCACAGATGATACAGTTCTTGCACCGTGCCGTGCTCTATGAACGTGTCGGGCACGCCGATTCGTTCTACCTGCGGGGTGTAGCCATGGTCGGCCATGAACTCCAGTACCGCACTGCCCATGCCGCCCGTTCGTATGCCGTCTTCCACGGTGATGATGCGCCGGAATTTGCTTCCCGCCTCGTGCAGTAAGTCTTCGTCTATAGGTTTGAGAAAACGCAGGTCATAGTGTGCAATGGAGAGGTCGGTCTCTCTCTCGGCACGTCCGATTGCACGTGCGGCGACATTGCCTATCGGCCCCAGGCTGATGACGGCAAGCTCTTTTCCTTCCTTCAGCTTGCGCCCTTTGCCTACGGGGATTTCTTCCAGCGGACAGCGCCAGTGGGGCAATACGCCGCGCCCGCGTGGATAGCGGATGACGAACGGCCCCTTGTCCGGCAGTTGCGCCGTGTACATCAATCGTCGCAACTCGTGCTCGTCCATGGGCGAAGAGATGGTCAGGTTGGGGATGGGGCGGAAATAGGCGAGGTCGAAAACCCCGTGGTGTGTAGGTCCGTCTTCGCCTACCAGTCCGGCACGGTCAAGGCAGAGAACTACGGGGAGTCTCGGTAGGGCAATGTCATGAATTACGTTGTCGTAAGCCCGTTGCATGAAAGAGGAGTAGATGTTGCAAAAAGGTTGCAATCCCTCTTTGGCCATTCCGCCGGAGAAAGTGGCGGCATGCCCTTCGGCGATACCCACATCGAAAGCACGATGGGGCATGGCTTCCATCAGCTTGTTCATGGAGCAACCCGTGGGCATGGCGGGAGTGACGCCCACAATCTTCGGGTTTTGTCCGGCCAGTTCTACCAACGTTTCGCCGAACACGTCTTGAAAGCGTGGGGGAAGGTTGGCGTTATCCGTGGTGATACGTTTGCCTGTCTGCGGGTCGAACTTGCCGGGGGCATGCCAAATGCCCGGATTCTTTTCGGCAGGCTCGAATCCTTTTCCTTTCACGGTGTGCAGGTGCAGTATCTTAGGCCCTTTCATCCTTCTGATGTCACGTAGGATGCGCGCGATATTTTTCACGTCGTGCCCGTTCACGGGGCCGAAGTAGCGGATATTCATTCCTTCGAAAATGTTCTGCTGTTGGGCGGCCATGGACTTCAGGCTGTTGGCAAAGCGGATGAGTGCTTTACGGCGCTCATCGTTCAGGATGCCCATCTTGAACAGCAGCCTGGAGGTCTTGAAGCGCAACTGGTTGTATCGGTTGCTGGTTGTCAGGTTGAATAGGTATTGTTTCATCCCTCCCACGCTGTGGTCGATGGCCATATCATTGTCGTTGAGGATGATGAGCAGATTGTTCGGAGTAGCCGACACATTGTTCAGACCTTCAAATGCCAGCCCGCCGCTCATGCTTCCGTCGCCGATGACTGCCACCACATGGCGGTCTTTCTCTCCTTTTTTTTCGGCTGCCACTGCCATGCCGAGGGCCGCCGAGATGGAGTTCGAGGCATGTCCGCAGGTGAAGGTGTCATATTCGCTTTCTTCCGGTGAAGGGAAGGGGCGAATGCCTTTGAACTTCCGGTTGGTGGAGAAAACGTCGCGGCGGCCGGTCAGTATTTTGTGTCCGTAGGCCTGATGCCCCACGTCCCACACGATGCGGTCGTAGGGAGTATTGTAAACGTAGTGCAAGGCAACCGTGAGTTCCACTGTGCCCAAAGAGGCGGCGAAATGTCCCGGATTGCATGAAACTTCCTTGATGATGTCTTGCCGCAACTCATTGCAGACTTCGGGTAGCTGATTGACGCTGAGACGGCGCAAGTCTTCGGGAGAGTCAATGGCGTTGAGCAAGTTGTATGTTGTCTGTTCCTTTTCCATCACTGTTTTGAAAGATTACACTATGCAAAAATAGTAAAAGAAAACAGATGTAGCGGGGTTTTTATGGGAAAAAATCAATCCCCTTGTTCCGGCTCTCCGCTGTTGTAGTTCGGAAGACGGAACAAGGGGATGGTTGCACCCTCGGCTTATGAATTATAAGTGAAGTCGTTAGGGACTGATCAATATACTTTTCCCGCTATCGGATCATTATACCATGTAGGTTCTGCGGTGGCATTCTGGGCCCATGCTCCAAAGCCGGCATACGCTTCTGTGATGACAACCCGTTCTTTCGGCCACTTCCAGTTGCTGCTTGCTATGCAGATGCCGTAAGGCGCATCTCCGGGCTTGAAGTTGGCTGTGAAGCCGGGTATGTGTCGCTCGATGTTTCCTTCAGTGATGTAGAAGTCGCCATGCTCTTTCAATGTGAAATTGCTTTCCACTTCAATCGTTTCCGTCTTCTCGCTTCCGGTTGTCGTAGAGGTATTTACTAACGTACCTGCCGCTACTCCCATAGCTTCGTGCACATCGGCAAAGATAACCTTTTTCTGTCCGTTGTGGTTGAGACCTACTGACAGCTTCTTGGTTGCTCCGGCAGCTTTCAAGGTTACGTCTATCACTCGTTTCCCGTTCTTGTCGTAGGGCACAGATACGTAAAGCACTACGTCGTTGAAGTCATAATCACCCACCTCTTTCATCATATCCTCGAACGCATAAGCGTAGGTTGCCGGAGTGTCATTACCACCGCCGCCATTGTCGGGCTTGTTGTTGTAGCCGGGGTTACAGCCGGAAGACGGAATGCTGATATTGGCATTGTCGGCGCCGGTCAGTTGAGCGTCTCCTTCCATAATAATATAAGGTACACTGCCGGAAAGGCCATTCTCGAAATGGTTGTTGCAAGCCACGTATAGTTTGCCATGATAGCCGATGGTATTCCCTTGTCCGGGTTTGTTTTGGACAGCTTTTCCAATTTTCAATACGGCGAAATCTTGGGCAGTAGCGTAGAATCCACCTAAATTGTAATTGTATGTGGCAGTACCTTTCACATAGAAGAAAGACTTACCTCCCATCACTACACTTGCATTGTCCATATACAAGCTGCCACATTCCGTATAAGCGCCTCCGTCCATATTGAAAGCATTGTTGGTCGTAGTAGATGAAGTACTTATTCTGAATTCTTCTTCAACGTACAATTTGCAAGCGTTCAGCAGGTTGGAACTTGATGCGTTGATCTCCATCGTCTTGGTCTTGAAGTTACCCTGATTCTCCCATTTTTGATTAGTGCTACTTAAATGAGACTTTCCTGATATTGTGACCGTGCTGCTATTGTAGAAAGAACTGGAACCCTGTGTCTCGAACGAAAGAGCAGTCATGGCTCCTTCGTTTACAAGGAGGGAGTTTGTATTGGCTACAGTTACGGCATTTGTGACAGTAAGTGTACCCTTGTTGTAAACGTAGCCGCTTCCTGCTACATCCAATTTTTCGGTTTCTATCGTACCGGCATTATAGATTTTCGAATTAGACGCTTGTAATTGTCCATTTTTAAGGATGAATTTAGCACCTTCTCCAACGCTGATTACAGAACCGGATTGTCCTAATGAATATCCGGAAGAAGTCAAAGTCAATGTAGCTCCGGGAAGTACAAAAAGTTTGGAATTCTGTCCGATATATAGAGAACTTAATGTTACGTTTTCTGTGACGTACATGTTAACATCCTTACCCCAATCGTTGATGGAGCTTACGGATGCCTTGATCTCATAATTCCCACTTGTTCCGATTTGTCCGGTTGTCTGTTGTAAACTCAATTGTTTTACAGCTTCTTTTGTCGGAAATTGAGAAGCATCCGGTGCCGTGAAGTTGACAACTTTAGCCGCGGCTCTTGTTCTAACCGCACCGACGATATTGTTCTTTCCCCCGAAAGAAGCCGTCATTTTGTTGTTTTCAATCCAAACGACCTTAACCGAGCTATACCCCTTGCTGTCTACCTTCATCACATAGACATACGGCAATGCGGCCGGAATATCGAACTCGAAGCTTGCTGTATTTTCATTTTTCACCGTGGTTGTGGCAAGCAGTGCGGCTTTACTGTTTTTGTTGTATGGATTGGCCGTATATACTTTAATGGTGTAAACTTCACCGGCTGTTTCGTTTACTGATACGCTCGCTTTGCAAACCGAACTTGTTTCCCAAGTCTGGTTGGGGTCAATGTCCTTTACGGGAAAAGCTTTCTTTGCCTGTTCCTTAATGGCATCAGGATTGTAAACATCGTTTGATGACTCACATCCTGCAAATGTGAAAATTCCTCCGATGGCTAATATCGGCAGAATGTGGGAAATTTTCATCTTTTTACTTCTCATAATGTTTCTATTGTATAAAATAATGTTGCGTTAAATAACTTTTCCGCTCTTTATGGGCGATCTTTTCGCTGCAAATATACGAAATATATCCGTTATGTGAATCAAATAATCAACTTTATTTTTCACATCATCAACATTCTCCGTATTTCCTCCGTATTTCCTCCGCATCAGCTCCGCATATCCTCCGTATCAGCTCCGTATCAACTCCGTATAACCTCCGCATCTATAGATACGGACTTGGCAAGGACTTGACACGGGGCAGACACGAATCGGGTGACCGTTCGAGGATATTTCACCGTATTAATTTTTTTGTGGAAGAATGGTTCGGTAGGATGAATCTTTTTTTCTAATTTTGTGTGCATGGAAGCGAAAAGTAAACTTGAAACGGCTAATTTTTATACAGCAACCGACATTCCCGATAATCTGCCTCGCCTGACACAGGCCGACCGTTTGGTGTTGCTCGGCTCTTGTTTTGCCACCAACATGGGGACGAGGCTTCAGGATGCCAAATTCCATTGCGAGGTCAATCCTTATGGCGTACTTTATAATCCGCTTTCAATCTCTGCCGCTTTGCGTGAGATGCTAAGCGAGAAAGAATATGTGGAAGAAGACTTGTTTCAAAGTCGTGGACTTTGGCATAGCGCCATGCATCACGGCATGTTCTCGGCGGAAAAAGCGGAAGATGTGCTGGAGGCCATTAACCGACGCTTGAGGAGTGCACGCAGGATGTTGAAGAACGGACTGGACTGCCTGCTCATTACTTTCGGTACCGCCCGGGTGTACGAAGAGAAGAAGACAGGCCGGGTGGTGGGCAATTGTCACAAACTGCCCGAAAGGGAGTTCATCCGCAGGAAACTCTCTGTGGATGAAATTGTGGCGGATTATACCTCCTTATTGTCCGGGATGTGGATGAGCAGCCCGGGCATGAAAGTAGTGTTTACCGTCAGCCCCATACGCCATGTGCGCGATGGTATGCATGCCAACCGCCTAAGTAAGGCGACGTTGCTGTTGGCTGTCGATGCTTTGCAAAATGCTTTTCCGGAGAAGGTCTGTTACTTTCCGGCTTATGAGTTGCTGCTCGACGAATTGCGCGACTATCGTTTCTATGCCGAAGACATGGTACATC
Protein-coding regions in this window:
- a CDS encoding DUF4091 domain-containing protein, which produces MRKILLALLCEIVFFTSGFAQNKSGVTLSGQPTGQAPFPLSSYKELPDPTPTDRAVWHKVKGINLSWGDTHVRYKKEVPAPITGLQKGLELTAWRGERISAQWVVWADRPLAGLSISMGDLVHSNKKDFIKHECILSGFVRYVMTDELNKDGNGGCGVRPDAAAFDSTLVADPIDHLPHELDINPYTTQGGWLSIRVPQDATPGIYHGTVTVKEANGEIGTLNLRINVKERVLPQPSDWKFHLDLWQNPFAIARYHQVPFWSHEHLEYMRPYMELYRDAGGKVITTSIMHKPWNGQTYDYFETMVTWIKKADGTWSFDYTVFDRWVEFMMGLGITKEINCYSMVPWRLSFQYFDQATNSLREIQTKPGEPAYEEMWLAMLKSFSAHLKEKGWFSITHISMDERPMEVMKETLKVIRKADPDFKVSLAGALHETLSDDLHDYCVALRMKYPEEMKVRRKAEGKVTTFYTCCEEPYPNTFTFSPPAESEWLGWYAAKEGLDGYLRWAYNSWVIEPLLDSRFSAWAAGDTYLIYPGARSSLRFEHLIAGIQAFEKIRILKEEYTRTNNRAGLKRIEKALKLFDESTLRTTPASAVIKQAKAIINE
- a CDS encoding AAA family ATPase codes for the protein MEVQANYIKRIEIHGLWHRYDIAWELRPDVNILSGINGVGKTTILNRAVNYLEQTSGAVKSDEKNGVRVFFDNPEATFIPYDVIRSYDRPLVMGDFTARMADANVRSELDWQLYLLQRRYLDYQVNIGNKMIELLSGDEKQRGMASLLSLPKRKFQDMIDGLFSYTHKKIDRKSNDIVFYQDDERLLPYKLSSGEKQMLVILLTVLVSDGNHCVLFMDEPEASLHIEWQQKLIGMIRGLNPNIQVILSTHSPAVIMEGWLDAVTEVEDISTAVNA
- a CDS encoding DUF4435 domain-containing protein codes for the protein MATSLRHNLTSAYLDAAHKFAPKGARRRIVAYVESYDDIAFWRTLLSEFENEECYFQVMLPSATSLTKGKKMVLMNALNTAELGRSLIACVDSDYDFLLQGATRVSHNINKNPYIFQTYGYAIENFHCFADSLHEVCVQATLNDRHVLDFPAFLKRYSQIAYPLFLWNIWFYRKHDLHTFPMYEFNACVRLQEINLRHPYRSLDEMRQRVSAKLAELQSRFPQHIEPVEQLSKELERLGLTPDNTYLYIQGHHIMDSVVLKILVPVCTMLRREREQEIKRLAEHNEQFRNELTGYENCLVNVAVMLKKNYAYKNLYLYRWLKEDIREFIEHASDAGRRR
- a CDS encoding TrkH family potassium uptake protein, which produces MVHKKMICKVLGDLLLIETAMMLLCAGVSLFYGENDLRAFLYTACITTGAGIILVLAGRNAERQLTRRDGYLIVSLAWVIFSIFGMLPFYLSGYIPDITNAFFETMSGVSSTGATILDKVEALPHGLLFWRSMTQWIGGLGIILFTIAVLPIFGINGVQVFAAEASGPTHDKVHPRIGITARWIWSLYTGLTLIATLLLAVGGMSWFDSICHAFAATGTGGFSTRTASIAYYNSPYIEYVLSLFMFISGINFTLILLFITGHFKKMLYDAELRFYFWCIAGFTLSVAAILYLKTPLDAETTFRTSLFQVISIQTSTGFSTNDYMTWPALAWGVMPLLMLIGACAGSTSGGMKCIRMVILSRVMKNEFKRLLHPNAVLPIRVNKQVVAPTLQSTVLAFTFLIFLITFASILILMGMDIPLTESIGVAISSIGNTGPGLGAFGPAFSWNALPDAAKWLSALLMLLGRLELFTVLLLFTPDFWKRG
- the trkA gene encoding Trk system potassium transporter TrkA, giving the protein MKIIIAGAGAVGTHLAKLLSREKQDIILMDDNEERLSTLNSNFDLMTVATSPTSIKGLKEVGTGEADLFIAVTPDESRNMTACMLATNLGAKKTVARIDNYEYLLPKNKEFFKKLGVDSLIYPEMLAAKEIVSSIRMSWIRQWWEFCGGALILIGAKMREKAEILDIPLYELGDSGLPYHIVAIKRGNETLIPRGNDTIKLYDIVYFTTTRKYIPYIRKITGKEDYADVRNVMVMGGSRIAVRTAQYVPDYMQVKIVENDLSRCNRLTELLDDKTMIINGDGRDMDLLLEEGLASTEAFVALTGNSETNILACLAAKRMGVSKTVAEVENIDYIGMAESLDIGTVINKKMIAASHIYQMMLDADVSNVKSLTFANADVAEFTVKEGSKITKHPVKDLGLPKGTTIGGLIRNGEGVVVTGNTEIKPGDHVVVFCLSMMIKKIEKYFS
- the dxs gene encoding 1-deoxy-D-xylulose-5-phosphate synthase, giving the protein MEKEQTTYNLLNAIDSPEDLRRLSVNQLPEVCNELRQDIIKEVSCNPGHFAASLGTVELTVALHYVYNTPYDRIVWDVGHQAYGHKILTGRRDVFSTNRKFKGIRPFPSPEESEYDTFTCGHASNSISAALGMAVAAEKKGEKDRHVVAVIGDGSMSGGLAFEGLNNVSATPNNLLIILNDNDMAIDHSVGGMKQYLFNLTTSNRYNQLRFKTSRLLFKMGILNDERRKALIRFANSLKSMAAQQQNIFEGMNIRYFGPVNGHDVKNIARILRDIRRMKGPKILHLHTVKGKGFEPAEKNPGIWHAPGKFDPQTGKRITTDNANLPPRFQDVFGETLVELAGQNPKIVGVTPAMPTGCSMNKLMEAMPHRAFDVGIAEGHAATFSGGMAKEGLQPFCNIYSSFMQRAYDNVIHDIALPRLPVVLCLDRAGLVGEDGPTHHGVFDLAYFRPIPNLTISSPMDEHELRRLMYTAQLPDKGPFVIRYPRGRGVLPHWRCPLEEIPVGKGRKLKEGKELAVISLGPIGNVAARAIGRAERETDLSIAHYDLRFLKPIDEDLLHEAGSKFRRIITVEDGIRTGGMGSAVLEFMADHGYTPQVERIGVPDTFIEHGTVQELYHLCKMDEEDIYKELIKR